A window of Clostridium botulinum BKT015925 contains these coding sequences:
- a CDS encoding PTS system mannose/fructose/N-acetylgalactosamine-transporter subunit IIB, translating to MITQIRVDDRLIHGQVAVVWTKELNTPLLVVANDDAAKNEVMQMTLKMAVPSGMKLLIRSVDDSIKIFNDPRGKDKKMFVIVNKVSDATKIAKNVKDIETVNVANAGRFDKSDPKDKVMVFPSVQLSSEELNAAHELSKLTHVKTYNQVLPNNPQIDLKKALSQL from the coding sequence ATGATTACACAAATTCGTGTTGATGACCGTTTAATACATGGTCAAGTAGCAGTAGTATGGACAAAAGAGCTTAACACTCCACTATTAGTAGTTGCAAATGATGATGCAGCCAAAAACGAAGTAATGCAAATGACATTGAAGATGGCAGTTCCAAGTGGAATGAAACTTCTTATACGTTCTGTAGATGATTCAATAAAAATATTTAATGACCCACGTGGCAAAGATAAAAAAATGTTTGTAATAGTAAATAAGGTCTCTGATGCTACTAAAATAGCTAAGAATGTGAAAGATATAGAAACAGTAAATGTTGCAAATGCAGGACGTTTTGATAAATCTGATCCCAAAGATAAAGTAATGGTATTCCCAAGTGTTCAGTTAAGTTCTGAAGAATTAAATGCTGCACATGAACTTTCTAAATTAACTCATGTAAAAACTTATAACCAAGTACTTCCAAACAATCCGCAAATAGATTTAAAGAAGGCTTTATCTCAATTATAA
- a CDS encoding PTS mannose/fructose/sorbose/N-acetylgalactosamine transporter subunit IIC, giving the protein MLMHALMAALSVFICFAGNYITGQSMMERPLVVGLVTGLLMGDIQTGILMGASLEAVFLGNVNIGGVIAAEPVTATTLATTFAIISHVETKAAITLAIPIGMLAAFVVMFLKNVLMNVFAPSLDKAARENNQKKIVALHYGTWVLYYLIISAISFFGILAGSGPINVLVANIPARLMNGLSAAGGLLPSVGFAMLMKLLWDNKLAVFYLLGFILTAYLKLPAVAVATIGIILCITTSQRDLQIANIPAIGSKVSGQMTKEDEEEDFFS; this is encoded by the coding sequence ATGTTAATGCATGCATTAATGGCAGCACTAAGTGTATTTATTTGCTTTGCTGGTAACTATATAACAGGTCAAAGTATGATGGAACGGCCATTAGTAGTTGGCCTTGTAACAGGTCTTCTAATGGGAGATATTCAAACTGGTATTTTAATGGGAGCTTCATTAGAAGCCGTATTTTTAGGTAACGTAAACATTGGCGGTGTTATAGCCGCTGAACCAGTTACTGCTACTACGTTAGCAACAACCTTTGCAATTATATCTCATGTTGAAACAAAGGCAGCTATCACACTTGCTATACCAATTGGTATGTTAGCAGCTTTTGTAGTTATGTTCTTAAAGAATGTACTTATGAATGTCTTCGCTCCATCATTAGACAAAGCAGCAAGAGAAAATAACCAGAAAAAGATTGTAGCATTACACTATGGTACTTGGGTATTATATTATTTAATTATATCAGCTATATCTTTCTTTGGCATATTAGCAGGCAGCGGTCCTATCAATGTTCTCGTAGCCAATATACCAGCTAGATTAATGAATGGTTTAAGTGCAGCTGGTGGACTTCTTCCATCAGTAGGATTTGCAATGTTAATGAAGTTATTATGGGATAACAAACTCGCTGTGTTCTATTTATTAGGATTTATACTTACTGCTTACTTAAAATTACCTGCAGTTGCTGTAGCTACTATTGGGATAATCTTATGCATTACAACAAGTCAACGTGATTTACAGATAGCAAATATACCTGCCATTGGTTCAAAAGTATCCGGACAAATGACTAAAGAAGATGAAGAGGAGGACTTTTTTTCATGA
- a CDS encoding PTS system mannose/fructose/sorbose family transporter subunit IID yields MNVKENLSIEDKKMLRSVFWRSWTINASRTGATQYHAVGVMYTLLPVINRFYKTNEEKADALVRHTTWFNATMHLNNFIIGLVTSMERQNSEDKTFDANSITAVKASLMGPLSGIGDSFFWGILRVVAAGIGISLASSGSALGAIIFLLLYNIPAFLIHYYSLYSGYSVGANFIQKLYASGGMKILTKASSMLGLIMMGSMTASNVKFKTILKVSVAGSKNVMMIQKYLDQLFVGIVPLCVTLLAFYLLRKKVNINIVMFGVMFLGIILGLLGIC; encoded by the coding sequence ATGAATGTTAAAGAAAATTTATCAATTGAAGATAAAAAAATGTTACGCTCAGTATTTTGGCGTTCTTGGACAATTAACGCTAGCCGTACTGGTGCTACTCAATATCATGCAGTAGGCGTTATGTATACTCTTTTACCCGTTATTAACAGATTTTATAAAACAAATGAAGAAAAGGCTGATGCTTTAGTTCGTCACACTACTTGGTTCAATGCTACGATGCACTTAAATAATTTTATAATAGGACTTGTAACATCAATGGAACGTCAAAACAGTGAAGATAAAACTTTTGATGCAAATTCTATTACAGCAGTTAAGGCTTCTCTAATGGGACCACTTTCAGGTATAGGCGACTCATTTTTCTGGGGTATACTAAGAGTTGTTGCAGCAGGCATTGGTATATCATTAGCAAGTTCAGGTTCGGCACTAGGAGCAATTATATTCTTATTATTATACAATATACCGGCATTTTTAATACATTATTATTCACTATATAGCGGTTATTCCGTGGGTGCAAATTTTATTCAAAAACTATATGCAAGTGGTGGAATGAAAATATTAACAAAGGCATCAAGTATGCTTGGCTTGATAATGATGGGTTCAATGACTGCATCTAACGTAAAATTTAAAACAATCCTTAAAGTAAGTGTTGCTGGAAGCAAGAATGTTATGATGATACAAAAATATTTGGATCAATTATTTGTAGGAATAGTTCCTTTATGTGTTACTTTATTAGCATTTTATTTACTACGTAAAAAAGTAAACATTAATATAGTAATGTTTGGTGTGATGTTTTTAGGTATAATCTTAGGACTTCTCGGAATATGTTAA
- a CDS encoding PTS sugar transporter subunit IIA, which yields MKKKYLIASHGELANGIKSSLDILANKGNAVEVINAYITDEDYTPQIVNFIKSISDDEQGIIFTDLFGGSVNQKSVTEVLTNKSKNVFIISNVNLAIVLSLLFSVEDAFSEEYIKKSIVESQVTLVSTKISNYDTEKDFL from the coding sequence ATGAAAAAAAAATATTTAATAGCTAGTCATGGAGAATTAGCAAATGGTATTAAAAGTTCGTTAGATATACTAGCCAACAAAGGCAATGCAGTTGAAGTAATAAATGCATATATTACGGATGAAGATTATACTCCCCAAATTGTTAACTTCATAAAAAGCATCAGTGATGATGAGCAAGGCATTATATTCACAGATTTATTTGGTGGTAGTGTTAATCAAAAATCAGTAACCGAAGTTTTAACTAACAAAAGTAAAAACGTATTCATTATTTCAAATGTAAATTTGGCAATAGTACTTTCATTGTTATTTTCTGTAGAAGATGCGTTTAGTGAAGAATATATAAAAAAATCTATTGTCGAAAGTCAAGTCACTCTTGTATCAACAAAAATATCTAATTATGATACAGAAAAAGATTTTTTATAA